The sequence AAGTGGACTCTTCCGATATTTCGTTCCAGATTGCAGCTATACAGGCCTTCAAGAAAGGAATGGAAGCTGCAAAACCTGTGATACTGGAGCCGATTATGGAGGTAGAGGTCTTCGTCCCTGAAGAAAACGCTGGAGACGTGATGGGGGAGATTTCCAGCAGAAGAGGAAGACCCCTCGGTATGGAACCCTCCGGTAAAGGTATGGTGAAGGTGAAAGCAGAAGTTCCTCTTGCCGAAATGCTCGACTTTTCCAACAAGCTTTCCTCCATCACCAGTGGAAGAGGTTATTTCACCATGAGATTCCAGAGATACGAGATAGTACCCCCGAACATCCAAGAGAAGATCATCGAAGAGAGAAGAAGAGAAATGCAAGAACAGGAGAAATAATATGAACTTCAAGAACCTGGTAATATACGAAGCTTTCGCAAGGGCTTATCCAGGAGAAAAAGGAAAGAAATTCCTATCGCTCGAGAAAGATCTGGAAAGATTGAAAGGAATGGGCATCAACACAGTGTGGTTGATGCCCATTCATCCTACTGGTGTGGAAGGAAGAAAAGGAACCCTCGGCTCTCCATACGCCACTCGCGACTACTACGAAATAGATCCTCTCATAGGAACCAAGGAAGATTTCAGAAAGTTTGTGGAGAGAGCACACGAGTTGAATATGTACGTTTTGATGGACATGGTGTTAAACCACGCCGCTGTTGACAACGTCTTAGTGAAGAAACATCCCGAGTGGTTTCTCAGGGACGAGAACGGGAACTTTGCGAGGAAAGTACCAGACTGGTCGGATGTCATCGATTTCGACTATTCGAACGGAGAGTTGAGAGAATACATGATCAGCATGATGAGGTACTGGGTTGAGGAATTCGACGTGGATGGATTCCGGTGTGATGTGGCAGGTCTTGTTCCTCTGGATTTCTGGATACAGGCCAGAAAAAGCCTTGATCCTGTGAAAAGACTCATATGGATATCCGAGACTCACGATCCGTACATGTACCAGGCGTTCGACATCACTTATGACTACGACGGTTACTACAGGTTCCGGGATTTCATAGAAGGAAGAGGAAGTCTGAGGGAGTACATCGACTTTTTGAGAATGCAGGATCACATGTACCCAAAAGGATACATAAAGATGAGATTTCTAGAAAATCACGACCAGCCTCGAGTAGCAAGGTTTCTCTCTCAAGAATCGTTAATACACTGGATCGCCCTTCTTTTTACGATGAAGGGAGTGCCACTGGTTCACAATGGGCAGGAATACGGCCTTGAAGAGGATCTGGACATATTCAACGAGTACACACTTCCCATCCCCAGGCAAGAAAACGAAATATTCGTCTTACACAAAAGATTTGCCCACTACAGACTCAGAACAAATATGTTTTCAGATGGGGAGATGATCTTTGTAAGAAATGATCAACCAGAGAAGGTGATATCCTATCTCTGGAGACACGAAAACAGGTTTCTTCTCTGTGTTTTGAACCCTCTTCTGGAAATTGTTTCTGTCATTCTCGATTTTTCCGGCACATGGGAAAGTATCTGTATCCATTCTAAAAACGTATTCAACGACGACCTTGTGAGGGTGAGTGTGAAAAATTCCAGAGCCAAGTTGGAAATTGGAAGAGAACCCTTGATACTCTCCTTCGTGCTCTACTGAGAGCAGGTGGTAGAATGAATATTGGTGTGGTAAATTTGCGTGTCAGACTCTTTGGTGTGAGGTCTTTGAAGGAAAAAAGAGGTATATTGAAAAGACTCATAAACGATCTGAGAAAAAAGTACAACATATCCATCTCCGAAGTGGGAGCACACGACTCGAAGAATTTCTTCGAGATTGGAATTGCCATGGTGAACACCGACAGGGCTTTCATAGAGAAGGTCTTTGACGCCATCATAGATTACCTGGATCTTTACCCCGGAATGGAGATAGAAGAAGCGGAGAGAGAGGTGTGGTGAAGATGACAATAGTGATAGATGAACTGGAAGCGATCCTGAACAGAGTTCTTTCAAAGAAGAGAATCGTTCACGTGAAGTCCGTGGTGGATTTTTCGAGGAGGTTGGGAGAGATATACAATGTGGATCTCAACAGATTGGAACTCGCTGCTCTGTCTCACGACATGTTCAGAGATGTACCACCCCGAAAGCTCTTGAAGATGTCCAGGGCCTACGGTCTGGAGATATCAGAGCTGGAAAAAGCTCATTCTGTTTTGCTCCACGGAAAGGTGGCGGCGGAGTTTTTGAGAAGGCGCTTCAACGTGGACGACGAAGAAGTGCTCATGGCTGTGGCCTATCACACTTCAGGACACGTCAGTTTCAAGGAGATAGGGAAGATCCTCTTCATAGCCGATTCTCTTGAATTCACACGAGACTTCCCTGGGGTTGACGCTTTGCGGAAGATAGCGTTTCGAAGTCTAGACGAAGGATTCTTCCAGGTTTTGAAGAACAAAATCTTCTACGCGGTTGGAAGAGATCTTTTACTCATACCAGAAACGGTGGAGCTCTGGAACAGTATTCTCATGAGCAGAGGAGGGCATGTAGATGAAGAGATCGAGTAAAGTGTTACTCACCGTTTTTTTTATAGTTATAGCAATCGTTGCCGTCGGATTTCTCTACTACAGATCCTTCCTTTCTTCTCCAGACTACAAAGCGAGCCAAGTCCATTATCTTTTCAGAGTGGAAGATGAAAGTTATTTCGTGAGAATAGACGACACGAAGAGAATGGTGTACATCGTTTCCTTCCCAAAGGAATCCTACGATCCGGAAAGAAGAGAGTCTCTCTTTTCCGAAAGACCTCTGAGCGATCTTGAAAAAATAGAAAACCTGCTTCAAGTGAAAGCAGAAAGAGCCTTCTATTCAGTGATGTCAAAAGACGAATTTCTGAAGCTCTGTCACGATCTTCTTGGTAGACAGGTTGAAAGTTTCACAGATTTTGTTAAAGAGCTTTCAAAGAGAAAAATGAGGTTCTTCGACTTTTTGTTCGTGGGAAGTTGGGTAAAGGATTTTGGATTCAACAATTTGAACAGATTTTCCCTGTACAAGTTCCTAGAAAAAGCATCGAGCTATGCGATCGATATTTTTGAGGCACCGACGATAACGAAGAAACCTGTCACTGTGAAGGTCCAGGGGAAAGAGTACCAAAGGTTGTACCTTGACCCAGAGAAATTGAAGGTCATCACCGAGGAGATGAAAAGGTGAGGATAGATCCTCTCGGAGGAGAATCTTTGAAAAACCAGGAAGTTAAGGGAAAAAAATCCAAAAAAACTTCCAGAACCGGAAAGATAGAGAGAAGAGAGTTCTTCGACATAATGAGAGATGTCAGCGTGGAACAATTCGAAAAACTCCTTGAGGAAGCTGTCGAAGAAGTGATTGAGTCTGGAAACGAACTGGTAAGATCCCCCACTCCTTCCAATCTGAAGAGGTACAAAAATGCCATAAAGGAGTTCCTGAAACTTGTTGAAAAAAGGCTCTATAAACTATCTGGTAGTTTCGATATGACCACCGGCAGAGCAAAACTTCACGTTGTAGTAGAAGAGGTGAACGAAAAGCTAATGGATCTCACCGAAAAGATCATGAAGAACGAGTGGCAAACAATAAACCTGGCTGCCAGAATAGAGGAAATCAACGGGTTGATACTCAATCTCTACCGTTGAACCTCGAGAGAAAGATCCACGAAAATCCCACTCAAAGTCAGGCGGCTCGTGGAGATCACATCGACCGTTTCCATGTCGTAATCTGATACGTTCTCTTCTGTAATACCCCCAGACACCTCTACCACAACGTTTGAGTTCATCTCTTTGATCTTTCTGGATATCTTCTTGACCATCTCTGGTGACATGTTATCCAGCATGACAATGTCAGCACCCATTTCAACAGCCTTCAGGGCGTCTTCCATGCTTTCAACTTCGACTTCGATTTTCTTCGTGAAAGAGGTGATCTTTTTAACCTCTCGGATTGCTCTTTCCACGCTTCCATAAATCTTCAAGTGGTTATCCTTTATCATAACGCAGTCTTCGAGATTGAACCTATGGGTGTCTCCTCCTCCATGTATCACAGCAAGTTTCTGAAGAAGAGACACCCCCGGAATCGTCTTCCTTGTGGCGGCTATTTTTGTGTGTTTCAACTTGCTGGCAAACCTCCTGGTGATGGTGGCCGTTGAAAACATCAGTGAAAGCGTGTTCAAAAGCGTTCTTTCGATCAAAAGCAGGTTGTACGCGTTACCTTCTATCTCACCAATCACACCCTTTTCAGATACGAGTTCACCGTCTTCCACGTAGAATTTGGAAGCTAGATGATACCTTTCCAGAAACTTCTGTGCAAGCTCTATTCCAGAGGCAACCACGTTTTCTGATTTCAGAACAACGGCCGCTTTGGAAGTCATGTTTCGAAGTGGGAAGGAGGCAATATCCAACCCTCCTTCGTCCTCTTTCACATGGGATACAAGGATATCCAGAAGCTTTTCCACAATATCACCCCATGATTTCAAACATTCTGAGTATGGGCCTTCTGGCTTTTTCGATAATATCTTCCGGAAGTGTAACTTCGAAAGATTCCGTTTCAAGGGCCAAAAGTGTGTTTTCCAGAGTGTTTTTCTTCATGTTCACACAGATGACATTCTCCAGCGGAATGAAATTTCTGTCTGGGAATTTCCTTTTTAACTTGTGAATCATTCCTATTTCCGTTCCTATCACGAAGGTCTTCGATGGATCACCCTTTGGTATCTCTTCCATCTGCCCAGTGCTTCCCACATAATCAGCTTTATCTCTGACCGATCTTGGGCATTCCGGGTGAACCACCACTTTAGCATCTGGGTACTTTTTCTTTGCAATATCGACGGAATTTTCGCTGAACTGATGGACAGGGCAACGCCCACCTTCGGGTATGGCAACTATTTTCTTTCCCGTTTTTTCAGCTACGTGCTCTGCCAGGTTCTTATCTGGACCGAAAAGAATCACATCCGATTCGATCTTTTTCACAACTTCCACTGCGTTCGCAGAAGTGCATATGACGTCTGCGAGAGCTTTACACTCTGCTGTGCTGTTCACATAGAGAACAACAGGAGCACCCGGGAATCTTTTCTTGTATTCTTCTATCATCTTCGGTGTCAGGCGATTCGCCATGGGACATGTTGCACTTTTGTCGGGAACTATGACTTTCTTTTCTGGATTCAGTATCTTGACCAGTTCTGCCATGAAGTCTACACCAAGGAAGAGTATCTTTTTCTCTTTTAAACCCACCGCTTTCCTTGCAAGCTGGAGTGAATCACCTACAAAATCTGCTATATCCTGAAGTTCTGGAATCTGGTAGTTATGAGCAAGTATCACATAACCCTTTTCTTTCTTCAAATTGAGAATTTTGTCTATCACCATCGTCCCTCCTCATTCGAAGACGATCTTGGAGTCTAGACTTTCGATGGTTTTCAAGATGGAATAGACTGTTACCATACTCGTTTTGGGATTTTCCGGAGATGGAAGGTTTTCTATCCTGAACTCGTATGTTCCAATACTGGAGAACACTCTTATATTGTGAACGTTGTGGGAAAGAGAAGAATCGGATTTTATGATCACCTTTACCCTTTCAAATCCAACGACGAGACCAACGGTTGAAGCGATGTTTATGTTTCTGGGAAAAAGTTTCGCCGCTTCTTCCACACTTCCCTCAAAGACAGTCGTTTCTCCTTCAACGCTCACATCAAGGCTTCTTGGGTGTTTTTTTGTTTCAATGATCACTTGTTCAACGGTGTCTCTTATCGCCGATATCAAATCCAGTCCACCGATCGCACCGGAGGGGAAAAAGACTCTTGCCGGTGACCTCTTCAGCTCCTCGAAAAACAACTCTCTGAAAGTCCTATCAGCGAAAGCGCTGGTACTGACGATGAGATAGTTCACGCTGCTCTTCAGTATCTGTGAGGAGTACTCCTTAACCGCCTTTTGGGAAGCACATTCAACTACCGTGTCCACATCCTCAGGAACGTGAAACTCTTCGAGCCACTGCACATCTGGAATGTAACTTCTTCGATATTTGTCGAAAGCATATACTTTCTCAAAACGAGCCATTTTCAGCAATTGCTTTCCAATGTTACCAACACCGATGATAAGAGCTTTCATCACTCACACCCCCAGATAAATTTTACA comes from Thermotoga sp. and encodes:
- the yqeK gene encoding bis(5'-nucleosyl)-tetraphosphatase (symmetrical) YqeK; this encodes MTIVIDELEAILNRVLSKKRIVHVKSVVDFSRRLGEIYNVDLNRLELAALSHDMFRDVPPRKLLKMSRAYGLEISELEKAHSVLLHGKVAAEFLRRRFNVDDEEVLMAVAYHTSGHVSFKEIGKILFIADSLEFTRDFPGVDALRKIAFRSLDEGFFQVLKNKIFYAVGRDLLLIPETVELWNSILMSRGGHVDEEIE
- the nadX gene encoding aspartate dehydrogenase, with amino-acid sequence MKALIIGVGNIGKQLLKMARFEKVYAFDKYRRSYIPDVQWLEEFHVPEDVDTVVECASQKAVKEYSSQILKSSVNYLIVSTSAFADRTFRELFFEELKRSPARVFFPSGAIGGLDLISAIRDTVEQVIIETKKHPRSLDVSVEGETTVFEGSVEEAAKLFPRNINIASTVGLVVGFERVKVIIKSDSSLSHNVHNIRVFSSIGTYEFRIENLPSPENPKTSMVTVYSILKTIESLDSKIVFE
- a CDS encoding DUF503 family protein, producing MNIGVVNLRVRLFGVRSLKEKRGILKRLINDLRKKYNISISEVGAHDSKNFFEIGIAMVNTDRAFIEKVFDAIIDYLDLYPGMEIEEAEREVW
- a CDS encoding YaaR family protein, with the protein product MRIDPLGGESLKNQEVKGKKSKKTSRTGKIERREFFDIMRDVSVEQFEKLLEEAVEEVIESGNELVRSPTPSNLKRYKNAIKEFLKLVEKRLYKLSGSFDMTTGRAKLHVVVEEVNEKLMDLTEKIMKNEWQTINLAARIEEINGLILNLYR
- the nadC gene encoding carboxylating nicotinate-nucleotide diphosphorylase, whose translation is MEKLLDILVSHVKEDEGGLDIASFPLRNMTSKAAVVLKSENVVASGIELAQKFLERYHLASKFYVEDGELVSEKGVIGEIEGNAYNLLLIERTLLNTLSLMFSTATITRRFASKLKHTKIAATRKTIPGVSLLQKLAVIHGGGDTHRFNLEDCVMIKDNHLKIYGSVERAIREVKKITSFTKKIEVEVESMEDALKAVEMGADIVMLDNMSPEMVKKISRKIKEMNSNVVVEVSGGITEENVSDYDMETVDVISTSRLTLSGIFVDLSLEVQR
- a CDS encoding alpha-amylase family glycosyl hydrolase — translated: MNFKNLVIYEAFARAYPGEKGKKFLSLEKDLERLKGMGINTVWLMPIHPTGVEGRKGTLGSPYATRDYYEIDPLIGTKEDFRKFVERAHELNMYVLMDMVLNHAAVDNVLVKKHPEWFLRDENGNFARKVPDWSDVIDFDYSNGELREYMISMMRYWVEEFDVDGFRCDVAGLVPLDFWIQARKSLDPVKRLIWISETHDPYMYQAFDITYDYDGYYRFRDFIEGRGSLREYIDFLRMQDHMYPKGYIKMRFLENHDQPRVARFLSQESLIHWIALLFTMKGVPLVHNGQEYGLEEDLDIFNEYTLPIPRQENEIFVLHKRFAHYRLRTNMFSDGEMIFVRNDQPEKVISYLWRHENRFLLCVLNPLLEIVSVILDFSGTWESICIHSKNVFNDDLVRVSVKNSRAKLEIGREPLILSFVLY
- the nadA gene encoding quinolinate synthase NadA, producing the protein MIDKILNLKKEKGYVILAHNYQIPELQDIADFVGDSLQLARKAVGLKEKKILFLGVDFMAELVKILNPEKKVIVPDKSATCPMANRLTPKMIEEYKKRFPGAPVVLYVNSTAECKALADVICTSANAVEVVKKIESDVILFGPDKNLAEHVAEKTGKKIVAIPEGGRCPVHQFSENSVDIAKKKYPDAKVVVHPECPRSVRDKADYVGSTGQMEEIPKGDPSKTFVIGTEIGMIHKLKRKFPDRNFIPLENVICVNMKKNTLENTLLALETESFEVTLPEDIIEKARRPILRMFEIMG